In the genome of Cronobacter malonaticus LMG 23826, one region contains:
- the fabG gene encoding 3-oxoacyl-ACP reductase FabG has protein sequence MSFEGKIALVTGASRGIGRAIAETLAARGAKVIGTATSESGAQAISDYLGAYGKGLMLNVTDAASIESVLENIRAEFGEVDILVNNAGITRDNLLMRMKDDEWNDIIETNLSSVFRLSKAVMRAMMKKRHGRIITIGSVVGTMGNAGQANYAAAKAGLIGFSKSLAREVASRGITVNVVAPGFIETDMTRALSDDQRAGILAEVPAGRLGDAKEIASAVAFLASDEAGYITGETLHVNGGMYMV, from the coding sequence ATGAGCTTTGAAGGAAAAATCGCGCTGGTCACCGGTGCGAGCCGCGGTATCGGCCGCGCTATCGCCGAAACCCTGGCTGCACGTGGCGCTAAGGTTATCGGCACCGCGACCAGCGAAAGCGGCGCGCAAGCGATTAGCGACTATCTGGGCGCGTATGGCAAAGGCCTGATGCTGAATGTGACCGATGCGGCATCCATCGAATCGGTTCTGGAAAATATTCGCGCAGAATTTGGCGAAGTGGACATTCTGGTCAATAATGCCGGAATCACTCGCGACAACCTGCTGATGCGAATGAAAGATGACGAGTGGAACGATATCATCGAAACCAACCTGTCATCGGTTTTCCGTCTGTCAAAAGCGGTAATGCGAGCTATGATGAAGAAACGTCACGGTCGCATTATCACTATCGGTTCTGTGGTCGGTACCATGGGAAATGCCGGTCAGGCCAACTACGCTGCGGCGAAAGCGGGTCTTATCGGTTTCAGTAAATCGCTGGCGCGCGAAGTGGCGTCCCGCGGTATTACGGTAAACGTTGTTGCTCCGGGCTTTATTGAAACGGACATGACGCGTGCGCTGTCTGACGATCAGCGTGCGGGTATTCTGGCGGAAGTTCCTGCGGGTCGTTTAGGCGACGCAAAAGAAATCGCCAGTGCGGTTGCATTTTTAGCCTCTGACGAGGCCGGGTACATCACTGGTGAGACCCTGCACGTCAACGGCGGAATGTACATGGTTTAA
- a CDS encoding Maf family protein, producing MTSIILASTSPFRRSLLEKLGLPFETAAPETDETPYADETAQQLVLRLALQKAQALREKYPRHLIIGSDQVCVLNNTITGKPHTFENGVKQLQQASGNVVTFYTGLALYNSETGAYQCDCEAFNVHFRTLSDSEIENYLHRETPWQCAGSFKSEGLGITLFDRLDGRDPNTLVGLPLIRLCEMLRNEGVDPLAHR from the coding sequence ATGACCTCAATTATACTTGCTTCCACGTCGCCGTTTCGCCGTAGCCTGTTAGAAAAGCTCGGTTTACCCTTTGAAACCGCAGCTCCCGAGACCGACGAAACCCCATACGCGGATGAAACCGCACAACAATTAGTATTAAGGCTGGCTTTGCAAAAAGCGCAAGCGCTGCGGGAGAAATATCCCCGGCATTTGATTATTGGCAGCGATCAGGTTTGCGTGCTGAATAATACCATTACGGGTAAACCACACACCTTTGAAAATGGCGTTAAGCAGTTGCAACAGGCCAGCGGTAACGTTGTGACGTTTTATACCGGCCTTGCGCTTTATAATAGCGAGACGGGCGCGTATCAGTGCGATTGCGAGGCGTTTAACGTCCATTTCCGCACGCTAAGCGACAGCGAAATTGAAAACTATCTGCATCGTGAAACGCCGTGGCAATGCGCGGGCAGCTTTAAAAGCGAAGGGCTTGGCATCACCCTGTTTGACCGTCTTGACGGGCGCGATCCGAACACACTGGTGGGCCTGCCGCTGATTCGGCTTTGCGAAATGCTAAGAAATGAAGGTGTCGATCCCCTCGCCCACCGCTGA
- the fabD gene encoding ACP S-malonyltransferase, which yields MTQFAFVFPGQGSQAVGMLSEMAANFPVIEATFREASAALGYDLWALVQQGPAEELNKTWQTQPALLTASVALWRVWQEQGGKAPALMAGHSLGEYSALVCAGVIDFADAVRLVELRGKFMQEAVPEGTGAMAAIIGLDDDAIAKACEEAAEGQVVSPVNFNSPGQVVIAGHKEAVERAGAACKAAGAKRALPLPVSVPSHCALMKPAAEKLAAELEKITFNAPQIPVVNNVDVKCETSPEAIRDALVRQLYSPVQWTKSVEFIAAQGVTQLYEVGPGKVLTGLTKRIVDTLTAAAINEPASLSAALAQ from the coding sequence ATGACGCAATTTGCTTTTGTATTCCCGGGCCAGGGCTCTCAGGCCGTGGGAATGCTGTCTGAAATGGCGGCAAATTTTCCCGTTATTGAAGCGACGTTCCGCGAGGCCTCCGCGGCGCTGGGCTATGATCTCTGGGCGCTGGTGCAGCAAGGCCCGGCGGAAGAGCTGAACAAAACCTGGCAGACGCAGCCTGCGCTGCTGACCGCCTCCGTCGCGCTGTGGCGTGTATGGCAGGAGCAGGGCGGTAAAGCGCCTGCGCTGATGGCCGGTCATAGCCTTGGTGAATATTCCGCGCTGGTGTGCGCGGGCGTGATTGATTTCGCTGATGCGGTTCGTCTGGTTGAACTGCGCGGTAAATTTATGCAGGAAGCGGTGCCGGAAGGCACGGGCGCGATGGCCGCGATTATCGGTCTGGACGACGACGCGATTGCTAAAGCCTGTGAAGAAGCGGCTGAAGGGCAGGTGGTTTCACCGGTTAACTTCAACTCGCCAGGCCAGGTGGTTATCGCCGGTCACAAAGAAGCCGTTGAGCGTGCGGGCGCTGCCTGTAAAGCTGCGGGCGCCAAACGTGCGCTGCCGCTGCCGGTGAGCGTGCCGTCGCACTGCGCGCTGATGAAGCCTGCCGCTGAGAAACTGGCTGCTGAGCTTGAAAAAATTACGTTTAACGCCCCCCAGATTCCGGTAGTAAACAACGTTGACGTGAAATGCGAAACGTCGCCGGAAGCTATCCGCGACGCGCTGGTGCGCCAGCTTTACAGCCCGGTGCAGTGGACGAAGAGCGTTGAATTTATCGCGGCGCAGGGCGTCACGCAGCTGTATGAAGTCGGTCCGGGCAAAGTGCTGACCGGCCTGACAAAACGTATTGTTGACACCCTGACGGCGGCGGCGATTAATGAGCCCGCAAGCCTGTCAGCGGCACTTGCGCAATAA
- the acpP gene encoding acyl carrier protein, producing the protein MSTIEERVKKIIGEQLGVKQEEVTNNASFVEDLGADSLDTVELVMALEEEFDTEIPDEEAEKITTVQAAIDYINGHQA; encoded by the coding sequence ATGAGCACTATCGAAGAACGCGTTAAGAAAATTATCGGCGAACAGCTGGGCGTTAAGCAGGAAGAAGTTACCAACAATGCTTCCTTCGTTGAAGACCTGGGCGCTGATTCTCTTGACACCGTTGAGCTGGTAATGGCTCTGGAAGAAGAGTTTGATACTGAGATTCCGGACGAAGAAGCTGAGAAAATCACCACCGTTCAGGCTGCCATTGATTACATCAACGGTCACCAGGCGTAA
- the plsX gene encoding phosphate acyltransferase PlsX, protein MTPLTLALDVMGGDFGPAVTVPAALQALNSDPHLHLLLVGDPDAITPLLARADFEQRSRLQIIAAESVIASDVRPSQAVRNSRGSSMRIALELVKEGRAQACISAGNTGALMGLAKLLLKPVDGIERPALVTVLPHQQKGKTVVLDLGANVDCDSTMLAQFAIMGSVMAEEVLGIKNPRVALLNIGEEETKGLDSIRDAAALLKTVPSLNYIGYLEANELLTGKTDVLVCDGFVGNVTLKTMEGVVRMFLSLLKSQGEGKKRSWWWLLLKRWLQKSLSRRFSHLNPDQYNGACLLGLRGTVIKSHGAANQRAFAVAIEQAVQAVQRQVPQRIAARLESVLPKSD, encoded by the coding sequence TTGACACCTCTAACCCTGGCGTTAGATGTCATGGGCGGGGACTTTGGTCCTGCCGTGACAGTGCCTGCAGCATTGCAGGCACTGAATTCTGATCCACATTTGCATCTTCTTTTAGTCGGCGACCCCGACGCCATCACGCCATTACTTGCCAGAGCTGATTTTGAACAACGTTCGCGGCTGCAGATCATTGCGGCAGAGTCGGTTATTGCCAGTGATGTCCGTCCTTCACAGGCTGTGCGCAACAGTCGCGGCAGCTCTATGCGTATCGCGCTCGAGCTGGTGAAAGAGGGGCGCGCGCAGGCCTGTATCAGCGCCGGTAACACCGGTGCGCTGATGGGGCTTGCTAAACTGCTGCTTAAACCCGTCGACGGGATTGAGCGCCCCGCGCTGGTGACGGTTCTGCCGCATCAGCAGAAAGGGAAAACGGTGGTGCTGGATTTGGGCGCCAACGTGGATTGCGACAGTACCATGCTCGCGCAGTTTGCGATTATGGGCTCGGTCATGGCGGAAGAGGTGCTCGGCATCAAGAATCCGCGCGTCGCGCTGCTCAATATCGGCGAAGAAGAAACGAAAGGGCTGGATAGCATCCGTGACGCGGCCGCGTTGTTAAAAACGGTGCCATCGTTGAACTATATCGGCTATCTCGAAGCCAACGAATTACTGACCGGCAAAACCGATGTGCTGGTATGCGACGGTTTTGTCGGTAACGTCACGCTAAAAACGATGGAAGGTGTTGTCAGGATGTTCCTTTCGCTGCTCAAATCGCAGGGCGAAGGAAAAAAACGGTCGTGGTGGTGGCTTTTACTCAAGCGTTGGTTACAAAAAAGCCTCTCAAGGCGATTCAGTCACCTCAACCCCGACCAGTATAATGGCGCCTGTCTGTTAGGATTGCGCGGCACAGTGATTAAGAGCCACGGTGCAGCCAATCAGCGAGCTTTTGCGGTCGCGATTGAACAGGCAGTGCAGGCGGTGCAGCGACAAGTCCCTCAGCGGATTGCCGCTCGCCTGGAATCTGTATTACCCAAGAGTGACTGA
- the rluC gene encoding 23S rRNA pseudouridine(955/2504/2580) synthase RluC → MKTETPSVKIVAISADQAGQRIDNFLRTQLKGVPKSMIYRILRKGEVRVNKKRIKPEYKLEAGDEVRIPPVRVAEREEEAVSPHLQKVAALSDVILYEDDHILVLNKPSGTAVHGGSGLSFGVIEGLRALRPEARFLELVHRLDRDTSGVLLVAKKRSALRSLHEQLRDKGMQKDYLALVRGQWQSHVKNVQAPLLKNILQSGERIVRVNQEGKPSETRFKVEERFAIATLVRCSPVTGRTHQIRVHTQYAGHPIAFDDRYGDRAFDAQLASTGLNRLFLHAAALRFEHPGTGETMRIEAPLDDELKHCLKVLRAGG, encoded by the coding sequence ATGAAAACAGAGACTCCATCCGTAAAAATCGTTGCCATTTCCGCCGATCAGGCCGGGCAACGTATCGATAATTTTTTGCGCACGCAGCTAAAAGGCGTGCCGAAAAGCATGATTTATCGCATCCTGCGCAAAGGTGAAGTGCGCGTGAACAAAAAACGCATCAAGCCGGAATATAAGCTTGAGGCGGGCGATGAGGTGCGCATTCCGCCGGTTCGCGTAGCCGAACGCGAAGAAGAAGCGGTTTCCCCGCATTTACAGAAGGTGGCGGCGTTAAGCGACGTTATCCTTTATGAAGATGACCATATTCTGGTGCTGAATAAACCGTCCGGTACCGCCGTGCATGGCGGCAGCGGGCTGAGCTTCGGTGTTATCGAAGGGCTGCGCGCGTTGCGCCCTGAAGCGCGCTTCCTTGAGCTGGTGCATCGTCTCGATCGCGATACTTCCGGCGTGCTGCTGGTGGCGAAAAAGCGCTCGGCGCTGCGTTCGCTGCATGAACAACTGCGCGATAAGGGAATGCAGAAAGATTATCTGGCGCTGGTGCGCGGGCAGTGGCAGTCGCATGTGAAAAACGTGCAGGCGCCGCTTCTGAAAAATATTCTGCAAAGTGGCGAGCGTATCGTGCGGGTAAATCAGGAGGGCAAACCTTCTGAGACGCGTTTTAAAGTGGAAGAGCGCTTCGCGATTGCGACGCTGGTACGCTGTAGCCCGGTGACAGGGCGTACGCATCAGATCCGCGTCCATACGCAGTATGCAGGACACCCGATTGCGTTTGACGATCGTTATGGCGACCGCGCGTTTGACGCGCAGCTGGCGTCAACCGGCCTTAACCGGCTTTTCCTGCATGCGGCGGCGCTGCGCTTTGAGCATCCAGGCACCGGCGAGACGATGCGTATCGAGGCACCGCTGGACGACGAACTTAAGCATTGTCTGAAAGTGTTACGCGCGGGCGGCTGA
- a CDS encoding beta-ketoacyl-ACP synthase III produces MYTKIIGTGSYLPEHVRTNADLEKMVETSDEWIVTRTGIRERRIAAPGETVATMGYEAALRAIDMAGIDKEQIGLIIVATTSATHAFPSAACQVQGMLGIKGCPAFDVAAACAGFTYALSIADQYVKSGAVKSALVIGSDVLARTLDPEDRGTIILFGDGAGAVVLGASEEPGILSTHLHADGSYGELLTLPNQDRVNPDSPTFLTMAGNEVFKVAVTELAHIVDETLEANKLDRADLDWLVPHQANLRIISATAKKLGMSMDNVVVTLDRHGNTSAASVPCALDEAVRDGRIQRGQLVLLEAFGGGFTWGSALVRF; encoded by the coding sequence ATGTATACGAAGATTATTGGTACGGGCAGCTATCTGCCTGAACACGTGCGGACGAACGCCGATCTGGAAAAAATGGTGGAAACCTCTGACGAGTGGATTGTCACTCGCACCGGTATCCGCGAGCGTCGCATTGCGGCGCCCGGCGAAACCGTCGCCACTATGGGCTACGAAGCGGCACTGCGCGCCATTGATATGGCCGGTATCGACAAAGAACAGATTGGCCTGATTATCGTCGCCACCACCTCCGCCACGCACGCTTTCCCGAGCGCCGCCTGCCAGGTGCAGGGCATGCTCGGCATCAAAGGCTGCCCGGCATTTGACGTCGCTGCTGCCTGTGCCGGTTTTACCTATGCGTTAAGCATCGCCGATCAATACGTGAAATCCGGCGCGGTGAAGAGTGCGCTGGTGATCGGCTCCGACGTGCTGGCGCGTACGCTCGATCCTGAAGATCGCGGTACGATCATTCTGTTCGGCGATGGCGCTGGTGCCGTTGTGCTGGGTGCCAGCGAAGAGCCGGGCATTCTCTCCACGCATCTGCATGCCGACGGCAGCTACGGCGAACTGCTGACCCTGCCAAACCAGGATCGCGTGAACCCGGACAGCCCGACCTTCCTGACCATGGCCGGGAACGAAGTCTTTAAAGTCGCGGTAACGGAACTTGCGCATATTGTCGACGAGACGCTGGAAGCGAATAAGCTGGATCGCGCCGATCTCGACTGGCTGGTGCCGCATCAGGCGAACCTGCGCATTATCAGCGCCACCGCGAAAAAACTCGGTATGTCGATGGACAATGTCGTCGTTACCCTCGACAGACATGGCAATACTTCTGCGGCTTCCGTGCCATGCGCGCTGGATGAAGCGGTACGCGATGGACGCATTCAGCGTGGCCAGCTGGTACTGCTGGAAGCCTTCGGCGGCGGCTTCACCTGGGGTTCCGCGCTGGTTCGTTTTTAA
- the rne gene encoding ribonuclease E: MKRMLINATQQEELRVALVDGQRLYDLDIESPGHEQKKANIYKGKITRIEPSLEAAFVDYGAERHGFLPLKEIAREYFPANYASHGRPNIKDVLREGQEVIVQIDKEERGNKGAALTTFISLAGSYLVLMPNNPRAGGISRRIEGDDRTELKEALSSLELPDGMGLIVRTAGVGKSAEALQWDLSFRLKHWEAIKKAAENRPAPFLIHQESNVIVRAFRDYLRQDIGEILIDNPKVLELARQHIAALGRPDFSSKIKLYTGEIPLFSHYQIESQIESAFQREVRLPSGGSIVIDTTEALTAIDINSARATRGGDIEETAFNTNLEAADEIARQLRLRDLGGLIVIDFIDMTPVRHQRAVENRLREAVRQDRARIQISHISRFGLLEMSRQRLSPSLGESSHHVCPRCSGTGTIRDNESLSLSILRLIEEEALKENTQEVHAIVPVPIASYLLNEKREAITAIETRQGGVRCVIVPNDQMETPHYSVLRVRKGEETHTLSYMLPKLHEEAMALPSEDEYAERKRPEQPALATFVMPDVPPVPQETATPKAETVAPKAVAKTAEPAKEGFLSRAISALKSLFASEPQAQPVASEPEQQPAKNRDEKQQERRNGRRQNNRRDRNERGDRSERGERPSRDNRDNRENRDNSEAREENRRNRREKQQQNAEAREARTPVAEEATEKQKSRDDQPQSPRRERNRRRSDEKRQAQQEVSALNRDEAVEETEQEDRVVQVMPRRKPRQLSQKVRIESAAEAEAVGTTDAPVAEPREEAAPLALPANVETPAVAEETNQTGSENAGMPRRSRRSPRHLRVSGQRRRRYRDERYPTQSPMPLTVACASPEMASGKVWIRYPLPRVQEQEEQQLEQNTAPVAETQATEAPVAPVAEAVVVEPSVVEAAPQEPVVETTHPEAISAPVDAEPQLIEPQDQAVAEQVAQEAVPADAPVAEEAPREETAAVIAESAPEQAPQPEAIADEPVKAAEAAPVVAPQAQEDDVKAPVVAVASASVASAPMTRAPAPEYVPEPPRHSDWVRPAFEFSGKGSAGGHSATHQASAPATRPQPVE; encoded by the coding sequence ATGAAAAGAATGCTAATTAACGCAACTCAGCAGGAAGAGTTGCGCGTCGCCCTCGTGGATGGGCAACGTCTGTACGACCTGGATATCGAAAGTCCTGGACACGAGCAGAAAAAAGCGAACATCTACAAAGGCAAAATCACCCGCATTGAACCCAGTCTCGAAGCCGCATTTGTAGATTATGGCGCCGAAAGACACGGTTTCCTCCCCTTAAAAGAAATCGCCCGCGAATATTTCCCCGCAAACTACGCCTCTCATGGTCGTCCGAATATTAAAGATGTCCTGCGCGAAGGCCAGGAAGTCATCGTTCAGATAGACAAAGAAGAGCGTGGCAACAAAGGCGCAGCGCTGACGACGTTTATCAGCCTCGCGGGCAGCTACCTCGTGCTGATGCCGAACAACCCGCGTGCGGGCGGTATCTCTCGCCGTATCGAAGGCGACGATCGCACCGAGCTTAAAGAAGCGCTTTCAAGCCTCGAACTGCCGGATGGCATGGGGCTTATCGTGCGCACCGCAGGCGTCGGTAAATCCGCCGAAGCGCTGCAGTGGGATTTAAGCTTCCGCCTCAAGCACTGGGAAGCCATTAAAAAAGCCGCTGAAAACCGCCCGGCACCGTTCCTTATCCATCAGGAAAGTAACGTCATCGTGCGCGCATTCCGCGACTATCTGCGCCAGGACATCGGCGAAATCCTGATCGATAACCCGAAAGTCCTTGAGCTGGCCCGCCAGCACATCGCGGCACTGGGTCGTCCGGATTTCAGCAGCAAAATTAAGCTCTACACCGGTGAAATTCCGCTGTTCAGCCACTATCAGATAGAATCCCAGATTGAGTCCGCCTTCCAGCGCGAAGTGCGTCTGCCGTCCGGCGGCTCGATTGTTATCGACACCACCGAAGCGCTGACCGCCATTGACATCAACTCCGCCCGCGCGACCCGCGGCGGCGATATCGAAGAGACGGCGTTTAACACCAACCTGGAAGCGGCGGATGAAATCGCCCGCCAGCTGCGCCTGCGTGACTTAGGCGGTCTTATCGTTATCGACTTCATCGATATGACGCCGGTACGCCACCAGCGCGCGGTGGAAAACCGTCTGCGCGAAGCGGTGCGTCAGGATCGCGCGCGCATCCAGATTAGCCATATTTCCCGCTTCGGCCTGCTGGAGATGTCCCGCCAGCGCCTCAGCCCGTCGCTTGGCGAATCCAGCCATCACGTCTGCCCACGCTGTAGCGGCACCGGCACTATCCGCGATAACGAATCTCTGTCGCTCTCCATTCTGCGTCTGATTGAAGAAGAAGCGCTGAAAGAGAACACCCAGGAAGTTCACGCTATCGTTCCGGTGCCTATCGCCTCCTATCTGCTTAACGAGAAGCGTGAAGCCATCACCGCTATCGAAACCCGTCAGGGCGGCGTGCGCTGCGTGATCGTGCCGAACGATCAGATGGAAACCCCGCACTACTCCGTACTGCGCGTGCGTAAAGGCGAAGAGACGCACACCCTGAGCTACATGCTGCCGAAGCTGCATGAAGAAGCGATGGCGCTGCCGTCTGAAGACGAATACGCCGAGCGTAAACGTCCGGAGCAGCCTGCTCTTGCCACATTCGTGATGCCGGACGTGCCGCCTGTGCCGCAGGAAACCGCGACGCCGAAAGCCGAAACCGTGGCACCGAAAGCAGTCGCCAAAACCGCAGAGCCTGCGAAAGAAGGCTTCCTGAGCCGCGCCATCAGCGCGCTGAAGAGCCTGTTCGCCAGCGAGCCGCAGGCACAGCCTGTCGCGAGCGAGCCGGAACAGCAGCCTGCGAAAAACCGTGACGAGAAGCAGCAGGAGCGCCGTAACGGCCGTCGTCAGAACAACCGTCGCGACCGTAACGAACGTGGCGACCGCAGCGAACGCGGTGAGCGTCCGTCCCGTGATAATCGCGACAATCGCGAGAATCGTGACAACAGCGAAGCGCGCGAAGAGAACCGCCGTAACCGCCGCGAGAAGCAGCAGCAGAACGCCGAAGCGCGTGAAGCCCGCACACCAGTCGCTGAAGAAGCCACTGAAAAACAGAAATCCCGTGACGATCAGCCGCAGTCTCCGCGCCGCGAACGTAACCGCCGTCGCTCTGATGAGAAACGTCAGGCGCAGCAGGAAGTCAGCGCGCTGAACCGTGATGAGGCTGTGGAAGAGACGGAACAGGAAGATCGCGTTGTTCAGGTGATGCCGCGTCGCAAACCGCGCCAGCTGAGCCAGAAAGTGCGTATCGAATCCGCAGCGGAAGCAGAAGCTGTCGGCACCACCGACGCGCCGGTTGCTGAACCGCGTGAAGAAGCCGCACCGCTGGCGCTGCCAGCCAACGTGGAAACACCTGCCGTCGCTGAAGAGACCAACCAGACGGGCAGCGAAAATGCCGGTATGCCGCGTCGCTCCCGCCGTTCTCCGCGTCACCTGCGCGTCAGCGGCCAGCGCCGCCGTCGTTACCGTGACGAGCGTTACCCGACCCAGTCGCCGATGCCGCTGACCGTCGCGTGCGCGTCTCCGGAAATGGCGTCCGGTAAAGTCTGGATCCGCTACCCGCTGCCGCGTGTGCAGGAGCAGGAAGAGCAGCAGCTGGAGCAGAACACCGCGCCGGTGGCTGAAACCCAGGCGACCGAAGCACCGGTTGCGCCGGTCGCTGAAGCCGTAGTGGTCGAACCGTCTGTGGTGGAAGCTGCGCCGCAGGAGCCGGTGGTTGAAACCACGCATCCTGAAGCGATTTCCGCGCCGGTTGACGCTGAGCCGCAGCTTATCGAGCCGCAGGATCAGGCCGTCGCTGAGCAGGTCGCACAGGAAGCCGTTCCGGCTGACGCCCCGGTCGCTGAAGAAGCGCCTCGTGAAGAGACCGCTGCTGTCATCGCAGAAAGCGCGCCTGAGCAGGCACCTCAGCCGGAAGCGATCGCGGATGAGCCGGTGAAAGCTGCGGAAGCCGCGCCGGTGGTAGCACCGCAAGCGCAGGAAGACGACGTGAAAGCGCCGGTCGTGGCTGTTGCGTCCGCAAGCGTCGCCTCAGCACCAATGACCCGCGCACCGGCACCGGAATATGTCCCGGAGCCGCCGCGTCACAGCGACTGGGTTCGCCCGGCGTTCGAGTTCAGCGGTAAAGGTTCGGCGGGCGGCCACAGCGCCACCCACCAGGCCTCGGCACCAGCCACACGTCCTCAGCCGGTGGAGTAA
- the yceD gene encoding 23S rRNA accumulation protein YceD gives MQKVKLPLTLDPVRTAQKRLDYQGIYTPEQVERIAESVVSVDSDVECSMSFAIDNQRLAVMKGDATVTVTLACQRCGQPFSHQVHTTYCFSPISNDDQAEALPEAYEPIEVNEFGEIDLLATVEDELILALPVVPVHDSEHCEVSEADMVFGELPEEAQKPNPFAVLASLKRK, from the coding sequence ATGCAAAAGGTAAAATTACCCCTGACTCTTGATCCGGTTCGTACGGCTCAAAAACGCCTCGATTACCAGGGTATCTATACTCCTGAACAGGTAGAGCGTATCGCCGAATCTGTGGTCAGTGTGGACAGCGATGTCGAATGCTCCATGTCGTTCGCTATCGATAACCAGCGTCTCGCCGTAATGAAAGGCGATGCGACGGTTACGGTAACGCTCGCGTGTCAGCGTTGCGGCCAGCCGTTTAGTCATCAAGTCCACACAACGTATTGTTTCAGCCCGATCTCTAACGACGATCAGGCGGAAGCACTCCCGGAAGCGTATGAGCCGATTGAAGTTAACGAATTCGGTGAAATCGACCTGCTGGCAACGGTTGAAGATGAACTCATCCTCGCCCTGCCTGTAGTTCCGGTGCATGATTCTGAACACTGTGAAGTGTCCGAGGCGGACATGGTCTTTGGCGAACTGCCTGAAGAGGCACAGAAACCAAATCCATTTGCCGTGTTAGCCAGTTTAAAGCGTAAGTAA
- a CDS encoding DUF3053 family protein produces the protein MAWLQSRTWKRVFFTLFLTGMVWQLAGCDNDKEPEQRKAFIQFLQTRILPSEKLSVPTLTAQEKESFGKYADDYAILSDYSSEMTTAFSGNDQAMRQMRGVTSAKDMVEKRDTIEKSRKEVGNIESKRADTMKSVEERYSKLKQPDDLKAVFDQAYQKTVVRPNALLTQTLSLTDAILGQALDIGNYLNSLGNKVQYTGSMAQFTDQKQLDLFNEKLNAMREKQQELMTVARQLAGMQ, from the coding sequence ATGGCCTGGTTACAATCCCGGACATGGAAACGTGTTTTCTTTACCCTGTTTCTGACAGGCATGGTGTGGCAGCTCGCTGGATGCGATAACGATAAAGAGCCGGAGCAGCGCAAAGCGTTTATTCAGTTCCTCCAGACTCGCATTCTGCCGTCTGAAAAACTGTCCGTCCCGACGCTGACTGCGCAGGAAAAAGAGAGCTTTGGCAAGTACGCTGACGATTATGCCATTCTTAGCGATTACTCCAGCGAAATGACCACGGCGTTTTCCGGCAACGATCAGGCGATGCGCCAGATGCGCGGCGTGACCAGTGCAAAAGATATGGTGGAAAAGCGCGACACTATCGAGAAATCCCGCAAAGAAGTGGGCAATATCGAGTCGAAACGTGCCGACACGATGAAAAGCGTGGAAGAGCGTTATTCCAAACTGAAACAGCCGGACGACCTGAAAGCGGTGTTTGACCAGGCCTATCAGAAAACTGTGGTGCGCCCGAATGCGCTGCTGACCCAGACGCTGTCACTGACCGACGCTATTCTTGGTCAGGCGCTGGACATCGGTAACTACCTGAACAGCCTTGGCAATAAAGTCCAGTACACCGGCTCGATGGCGCAGTTTACCGACCAGAAACAGCTGGATCTGTTTAACGAAAAACTGAACGCGATGCGTGAGAAGCAGCAGGAACTGATGACCGTTGCGCGCCAGCTCGCTGGCATGCAGTAA
- the rpmF gene encoding 50S ribosomal protein L32 produces the protein MAVQQNKPTRSKRGMRRSHDALTAVTSLSVDKTSGETHLRHHITADGYYRGRKVITK, from the coding sequence ATGGCCGTACAACAGAATAAACCCACTCGTTCCAAGCGCGGTATGCGTCGTTCTCATGACGCGCTGACCGCTGTCACCAGCCTGTCTGTAGACAAAACTTCTGGTGAAACCCATCTGCGTCACCACATCACCGCCGACGGTTACTACCGCGGTCGCAAGGTTATCACTAAGTAA